The Hippoglossus hippoglossus isolate fHipHip1 chromosome 4, fHipHip1.pri, whole genome shotgun sequence DNA window TAACATCCTGTAGAAGTTCTGTACAATCAGAAACCTGACTGAATGTACGTATATCTGATGTTTTACTGTTTCCTTAGCTTCTCCTTCCCAGCACCTGGTGCCACAGGCCGCCCGGTTGCAATCTGCCCTTCGGCTTCACGGACGCTGCTCCTCTCACTCTTTTGCCCAAACACGGTTAGAAGCACCGAGGCGTTGTGAGGCGTCACCAAACACTGAGAACTGAAGGATGTCAGTGTGAGTCTGACACCACCTTCATATTTGATTCTGTCTACGGCCACATTAGAGCAGGacacacatgtatttaaatagaATGACATAACCTCTAATATCCAGATCTGGAAGTGAAGCAGTCTTGACCTAAACTGCTGTCTTCCACAGTACTCACTTCCTTTCCGTTACTATGGTAACCGGGCTGCGCTATGATTAAACAGCCACAGATTGTGTGTGAAGGACTGAGTGTGATGCAGAAGACGTGAGACCTCGGCCACTTACCAGGAAATACCCCTCACGCTCGCGTGCTCTCAGATTTACTGACGTTTGACATTGGCGCTCGGCGGAGTCGAGACCAGTGAAGCTGTGGATTGTGAAACCGTGAATAGATTCCACCAGCAGGCCccaaaattacatttatatatcaCTGATCAGCAATTTAAATACATTCTGAGGGGATTTTTTTTGATATTCGGAGAAATGTTTTATGTTAGCAATCAGAAATGAGAAAAGTTTCATCCGCATCTCCACACGTCCAACCTGCTCTTGTGAACAAAGTATCTCAAGAACGCCAAAAGCTAATTCTTCCAAATTTTAtacagattttcatttgaactaaatgataaactgattagaatttggtggtcgaCGGTCGATGGGCGACATCACAGTGACCTCTTGTTCTTGTGAAGATGATTTATCAGGgattttgattgttttcatcaatttGACGCAATGATTAGAATTTAAAAACTCTTTCTTCCTTGTGAATGCGTTAACACCTCgagaaaatcatttcaaaagTGGCACAAACTCACTGATTACCTGATTAGAATTAATGGTCAAAAGTCTtggtcactgtggcctcacgAAACTTCTTCCTGGCCTCTTGAGCAGATCTCAAGTCGGCCTGGAGCGTGTTTCTTTACACtctgaccagttgtcacttggactcaaagatgaactgattagatgagaagtcaaaaggtcaaaggtcacagtgacctcaatTAAAATGGTATGTCGCCTGAAACTGCACCAAAaggtaattctagtttttcgACATTTCAACATACAGAAGGAGACTTGTGGTCTCATGCAGCTTGTTTCCATCGTTGTCTGGAGGAGTTACAGCGTCAGCAGTCAGGTTGTGTCTCGATGATCAGACACTGGGAGAACGCACATCGTCAGGTTTAACGTTCCATCGCAGGTCAACACCAACATTTAGTAACGAGATTTAAGTCTCATCCCTGCAGGCGTTATGTTTACcttttaaatttagttttccTTTTTGAAGCATACCGGGAAAGACTTCCTGCtcagaagaaacacaacaagcaACACAACTTTAtcaaagtgaaatataaaagacGCTTATTCTCCACGTTCACATTCTTTTATTTGAGCAAAAGACACCGTGATCTCATCGTCCAGCTCCTTCAGGTTACTTCTCTCAGTAGATCTCTGCCATcgttgtctgtctgtgtgtgtgtgtgtgtgtgatgagattATTTCCCTAACAAGGCAGAACATTTCAGGCTGATCTGTTACGCATCAGGTTGTCTGATGACTCCCGTGTTGTCGTTTAAGCTGCCGGGTTATTATTAGCTGCCTCACTACTCCTTTTTAAGGCACATTTCTGAGGAATAAGGCCATTTACAGAGCCGAGCAGGATCAAGGGTTACCGCGGGGGTTACTTTTTTCCACTTTGGTAAAACCCTATTGCTGGTGTGTGGAGTCATCTCTGCACCTAATTAAGAGGATATATCAGACATGTGACCAAAAACAGAATCTCCTTGCTGGGTGAGCGGTGGAAACTCTTCTCtggcttattttttttttttttttcatagtcATGCCCGTGTCCACGCCTGCAGTTAGTCAGTCAATCAGATAAATATAAACCTTGGTCTCAGACTTCTGATGATGtggaaatagaataaaaaaagacgAAGAGTCTGGATGAGGATCAGGTCAcaatttggtaaaaaaaatgtttttattttattttacagagaaTTTTGCACATTGTTGAGCCCTATGACAGAAATcttgatttgtaaatatggaaCAAATAGAattcgattgattgattgattgattgattgattgatcagaAACCACTTATTTACCATTCTTCATCATTTATGATTCTTTCAGTCAGACTTTCGGTTTACAAACAAGTTATATCAAGTAACGATTAATTCTTCATAATCATCTACTCACACCTACcaacatctttctctctcctctacGTACAAATACTTCTTTCTACTCACATTACTTTTTATTCCTCGTAGTTTTATGTCATTACTTTATTAATGCCCACATTTCATTAATACTGATCATCAATAATACATCAAATACCTTTATAACAATGTGTTTTCTCAGGACTTTGAGCtgatttcactttcttaaaaCCTTTTATTGTACAAAATCTTTATCCTGCTTCTGAACttactattttatttaaagCCAAAATTTGACACAGATCCACCTTTTTGTCACTTTCCTGGGAGATAGGGCAATTTTTTTGGACAGGCAAATTTAGGGGACTGCTCTTTATCATTGTTTTAAGTCATGAACTCTGGTAAATTTCCAGAAAATTGTTTTTGGGACACACACGAAGGACCCAGCGGGATAGTATGCGGGTCGGACGCGGTCACAACAACAagattcaggtgaggggcggAGCCTTGCGTTTTTGTTTATAGCAAATCAACACTGGTGAGAACCCTCGTCACCAAACGCTTTAGAATCTCGTTGTTTTTTCCAAGTTGAAATCTTCACACGTCTTTTTCAACTTGAGATATTTTCACAGAATCTCCGGAGCAACTGACCTGGACGTGTTTTCCCTGGGGACTGTGGAGCTCTACTGACTGGCTTCTAGTTTTATTCTACTCTtttctcagctgcagcagtttttttacgatcttcaaattgcttctgtgtttttccaaTTGTTTGCCTTTTTGTCATTTGCGTCTCGTAAAACAcgtttgttattgtgttttgaaaggttccGCATTTATAACGTTTATTATTATCTCGCCGTCTTCAAAAGGACATTGACGTTGATGACATCGGGTTGTAGAGTTTGTGAGAAATGCTCTGCCTTTGTAAGAAAACATTCATGATTGTCTCATACATTGTGAAATAACTTTTCAGTTCAAACAACAGAGACTCTCTCTCAGCTAAATGTACCACATAGTTCTGGATTTGCGCTTTAGGCTCAGGTAGGCGTCAGAGTGCAGGAATCGGGGGCAGGAGTCTCTCTCCATCAGCAGGTACACGTGTTTCTGGGCCTCGTCGAAGCAGGAGATGCTCGGGTTCTCCAGGGACTTTTTGATGTTCTCCCTAATGTAGTGGTCAACGTTgatctggaagaaaaacaaaaaaacatgatttttgaTGTAGAATGAGGTGGAACTTATATCCAAGTGGTTTGGTCGTTTGCGTGTTGTTACTTTTCTTAGAGAATCGTGACGTGTCAGCATGACCCTCAGAATACAAGAGGTCATGGCTGTAACCAAGCAGTAGATGATTTGTCGTTTTCTACCAACTGGGATGGTCCCAATGCTCCAGATGTGTCTCTGCCTTCCTGCCAAAGatggtaaaatctttatggatggcCACAACCACAAGCCACCAATGCAGGTAGGACTTTGCCCCCGTGCTGCTAATAGCTATCATGAGTCACCGATGTTATGTCTCATTGGGCTTTTCTGATCTGGTTTTAGATTTCActggaaacagtttttttgattttaaaatacatgtatattgACTCTTGGGTCTCACAGCACATTCAGTATCCGGCCTGCCTCATTAATCCACTTCATTGAATGAGATATTTGCAGCTGGCTAGACAGCGAGCTCAGGATCAGACAGCTCAGACCCGGTTGGACTCAAATAGCCGGTTTAATTTAGGATCCAGTTATGAGACAGTGAATCACTTCAAGATAATGATGCTCAAAAGGTTCAGGTTGACATTTAGAAACTTAGACACTAGGCACTGACAAGAAAAGTGATTGAAAAGTGACATGTCTAACCAGAAATGTGAAGCggttgtgtttccatttgttGAGACATAAATTGAATTTGGATTTGAAGAGGATTTGCTCTCGTCTTCCATATTGCTTGATCTACTTTTACTAATCTCCTCCTTCCAATATGAGgtgcagtttcctgtgtgtgttgcaaaAAATGCCTGATGCTGTTTTGTAATATCAACTTGGAGAAATGCAGTTTACATCTGGCCTGATAAAGTATAATCTCCTGGCTGTTAGTCCAGATGTCATCCTGGTGTGACTGAGGCACTGACCTCTCTGCAGGCCATCGGCTGGATGAACTCAGTGTAGATCTCCTCTGCTTTCCAGCGAAGATCATCCGGTGAGGCGGTCGACCTGAAGTCCTCACACGCGAGCCAGAACTTGATGTTCTCCTCACTGAACTCCGACTCCAGGAAAGTTTGGAACGCTGCTAAATACTCTAAGAgatagatttttaaaaagtatttgattatttattattaagagATGGTCAGGGTACGTTGAGTTCACGCTCAAATTCAAATTTAGAACAAGTTCATTtagtttattgtattttatcatcagaaaagagtaaaacataTCTCACTTTTATCCCGTAACAGTTTCTCCAGAGTTAGGTTCAGTTTATGGTCCGTCTGACAACTGTAATTAGATAAAGATTATAAGATTAAGAACGTTAACTTTCACCCAATAAGATATAAATACATTGAAAGTGCAACATTAACTACCTGAGTTTCAAAGAAGATGGCTCATCACTTATTTTTTGCACCATCAGGTCCTGGACTTCCTTCTTACGCCTCTTTCGATTAAGAACAATATCAatcctgcaaaataaaagttaaactAGTCGAACTTTAACTGaacatgaagtaaaaaaatCTAACATTGAGCCTCTCTGCCCCTTTTTCCaatcactcatcactcatcacttGTCAGGCTTACCTTCTGGGTCTCTTGACATTTTGCATCAGATCCCGGATTTCATGTAAGCGAACCTTTGAAAACAAAAGTTTGGGCATTTTAACATCTCTGTTAGTGTCCTCTGAACAGTG harbors:
- the si:ch211-117l17.6 gene encoding regulator of G-protein signaling 21, with the translated sequence MPKLLFSKVRLHEIRDLMQNVKRPRRIDIVLNRKRRKKEVQDLMVQKISDEPSSLKLSCQTDHKLNLTLEKLLRDKKYLAAFQTFLESEFSEENIKFWLACEDFRSTASPDDLRWKAEEIYTEFIQPMACREINVDHYIRENIKKSLENPSISCFDEAQKHVYLLMERDSCPRFLHSDAYLSLKRKSRTMWYI